GGTTGGAGCAAATCCCAGTGCCCGTGTCGCAGACGCCGGCTTCGTGGCACTGATCCAGAGCGGTGCAGACGACCGGGTTCGACCCGACGCAGACGCCGGTCTGGCAAGTGTCGGTCTGGGTGCACGCGTTCCCATCGTTGCAGGCCGAGTCGTTCGGCTTGGCGGGGTTGGAGCAGGTGCCCGTGCCGGTGTCGCAGACGCCGGCTTCGTGGCACTGATCGAGCGCGGTGCAAACCACGGGGTTCGAGCCGACGCAGACGCCGGTCTGGCAAGTGTCGGTCTGTGTGCACGCGTTCCCATCGTTGCAGGCCGTGTCATCGGGCGCGAGCGTGGGAGTCGAGCACAGTCCGGTCGTCGGTTCGCAGGTTCCCGGAAGATGGCACGTGTCCGGGGCCGTACAAGTGACCGTGAGGCACCGGCACGCATCGCCGACGCCGTTACCCACGGAGTCCTGCTGGCTCGGGTTGGAGACGGTCGGGCAATTGTCGCAGCCATCGTCGATCCCGTCGCCGTCGGTGTCGCTGCCCGAAGGGATGCCCGGGACGCAGCTGTCGTGCTCCACGCCGCCGACGCAGGAGGTCATCCCGGTGCGGGCGCAAGACCCCGCGCCGCAACTCGTCGCGACGGGGACGAACCCTTCGTCCGCGGTCCCGCTGCAGTTCTCGTCGATGCCGTTGCAGTTGGCGTCCGACGCCCCGGGATGCACCGCCGGATTCGAATCGTCGCAGTCCCCGCCCTGAGCGACGTACCCGACGGGCGCCCCGCACTCCTGCTGCGTCAGCGCGGAGTTCCCGTACCCGTCGTGGTCCACGTCCCGGTACCAGGTCTCAGGAACGCAATCGAGCTGGATCGCCGCCCATCCGAAATACGGGTAGAAGTTGGTGGCCGTGGGCAGCAGGTCGGCGTCCCGGACGTAGATGTCGAACGTGCCGTCGGTGACGTCGATCGTTCCCAGGTCGTACCATGCATGCGCCTCGTCGCCTCCCGCCCCACCCACGGTATCCACGTGGTACGCCTTCGGCGCGGCGGCCTCGAAGCCGTAGAAGTAGCGCATGTCGCGGCCTTCCCCGGCCGTGTACAGCTTCGCGTGGATGTGGTACGGGCCGGTCTGGATGCCGTCGGCGTAGAACCGCATCAGGGGCAGGTCGTGGTCCTCTTCGTTCACCCCCGCGAAGACCGTGGGATACGCGCGATCCGGCGACTTGAACTCGGTCCACTGGCCATCCGCGTCGTCCAGCGCGCCGGCGTCCGTCGTCGTGGGGAGCACCGGATCCTGGTGGTCGTCCTCCCAGCAGTCGATCGCGATCGTTCCGCCCTGGGGAGCCAGGACGTCGAACGCGTTGCTCGTCCCGCTCGCCGCCCCGTCGCTGGCCGTGACGGTCACCCCCGTGGTGGACGTCGCGATCGCCACGTTCCCGGCCCAGACTCCGCCCGTGAAGGCCCCCGTGACGGCCGGCGTCACCGTGCCGGTGGTGTCGGTCAGCTGCGCCGGTCCCGTGTAGCCCGCGTGGACCCGTCCGTCCTGGTCGTACGCCACGATCCGGATCCCGAAAGGCGTTCCCGCGTAGACCGCCCCCGAGATCGGGTCGAGGACGAAGTGATCGACGACGGGCGCGTACACCTCCGGCGAGGCGTAACCCGTCACGCCGCCGCAGGAGGCGGCGACGGCGTTCGTGAAAATACCCGGGGTCGTCCCCGCGGTAAAGAGCCCGCTCGCGTCGATCGTCCCGCCGTCGGTCGCCGACCACGAGTAGGCCAGGCCCGGGATCTCGTTGTTGCTCGCGTCGTAGCCCTGCGCCGCGAACTGCTGGGTCCCCCAGCCGGCGGGAACCCGGCCCGACGCCGGCGTGACCACGATGTGGTCCAGCGATCCGGTCAGCTGATGCGCGACCTGCACCGACCCCGAGAATTGGGGCACGTCGATCAGCGTCTCCGCGATCCCGCTCGCGTTGTCGACGAAGACGTAGAACTGGGTCGGGATGTCCGTCGTCCCCGTCAGGGTCGTCGCCAGATTCCGCGTCGCCGGATCGTAGCTGCTCGTCGAGATGCCCGAAGTCCGTGTCGCCCGGACGTACTGGCAGGCGTCGTCCATCGTCACGTAGCGCGGGTGGTCGGTCGCCAGATTGCTCGTGATCCCGCTCAGGATGCTCTGCCAGTTGTTCGAGGAGGTCGTCTGAATGTAGTAATCGTGGGTGAAGAGCGTGGCCAGGGCCATGCTGTCGAACGCTCGCTCGACCTGGTACGTTCCACGCTGGACGCTGTACGCGACGTCGTTGCTCGGAAGCCATTGGAGTCCGGTTTCGTCCCGGATCTCGGTGATGCAATTGAAGAAATCATTGGCAAACTCGGGATGCCCGGGGATGCTCAGATAGTCCGCGTACCAGACGGGGAGCGAGCCGTCGGAGATCCCGGTCTCGTACAACCGATAGGGGCCCAACTGGAGCCAGGGCGTACCCCAGTGCTGGCCGGGCACCATGTGCGTGCCGACGAACTCCACGCCCCAAGCCTGCAAGCCCGCGAATACGTTCGTCCCGAACTCGTAGGTTTGTGGGACGACGAACTTCGCGATGGGAATCTGGTGCGCCTGGTGCCACGCCGTGGCGTCGTCGAAGTACTGCGCGACGGTCGCATCGGGGAAATCCGCCTGGTTGACGTGGTCGTAGTAGAACATGTGGTCCACGCTGTACGAGTCGCGGGCATGAACGGAGGCCGTCGCCTGGCCCGCGTTGACCAGCGTCGAGATCGTCGCCGCGGTGGTGTCCGACACCTCCTTGTAGAACAACCCGAGCCAGGGCTTGAAGCCGAACTGGTTGGCGATCGGAACCCACCAGGGCGGGTCCGTCACGTCGTCGACCCGCATGGTCAGGAGGTGCGGCAGCCCCCGCATCACGAACGGCTTGCGCGCCGCCCAGACGAGCGAGCGCCAGACCAGGTCGTCCAGGCCGCCCAGCGGCCCCTTCACCGACGTCGACATCCAGGCGTAGCTCCCCCACTGCACCGCGCGACCCGAGCCGTGGGCGCGGACCGCCAGGAACGGCTGGCTCGCCGCCGTGACGTCGGCCAGGGAGCTCGCCGTCGGCGGCAGCACGACTCCCGCCAGCGTCATCGCGCCGGTGGAGATCACTTCCGCCACGCCGTGCCGCGCCGTGATGTAGTGCGACCCCGCGGCCGAGGTGAACGTGACGTCGTGGTTGACGGGGGGCGAGACATAGGTGAAGCCGAAGATGTCCTGCACGAACGGGTACCGGGGCGCGCTCCCGTTCGGCGAGAGATCGTTGTCGAAGTTGACCAGGCCGGTCCCGTTGCCGACCGCGGTGACGATGTAGGCCTGCTCGGTCGCATCCAGGTACGTGCTGTCGATGTCGAGCTGCTTGTGACCGATGATGATCAGGGCGTAGTCGCCGATCTCGGGGCCGACCGGGGTCGTGGCCACGTCGAGGACCGTGTACGGCACGCCGAAGTTGTCGAGGTACGGCCGGATGAAGTGCTGCGCGTCGGAGTAATTGGCGCTCGCCGAGTTGACTAGCAACACGGCGTCGGCGCGCTGCGCGGCCACGGCGGGCGAGAACAGGAGCACGAGCACGGGTAGGGCCCATGCCCAGCGTAGGTTCAACATGACAAGCTCCTTGGGTGAGTCCGTCCGAGGGCCAATCTCGCTCCTGGGAGGCGAGGGGTCAAGCCGCTGGACGGAGTCTCCCGGTCAGCTTACAAGAGTGGAAGCGCAATGTACATCAGAAGGGGGCTCGCCCGCCCGAGAGTCCAGGAATTCCGTGGTTTCCGGGACATGTGGCGCGTCGCTTACAATGGTCATTCGGGAGTCTCATTTCCGCATTTCGAGCGTGGCGCGCGCCCGCCGCGGCCTGTCCTCCGGGCGCCGCCTCGGCTAGTCTCTACGCGTGCAGCCGAGACGGATCGCGATCTTCGTCCTCGCCGGGCTGTGCCTGCCGGGCGCGGTCGCCCAGGACCGCCCCCGCAAGAAGCTCGTCGAGTACGGCTGGGACGTCCCGTTCCCGGACGAGGTGAGGGACAACGTCCGGAGGATGGAGGCGACGCCGTTCGACGGGATCCTGCTCCGGCTCCGGGAGTACCACGAAGCGTTCGACACGAGACGCTGGGACGAGGCACGTCTCGCGCCGCAGATCGAGACGCTGCGCGGGATCGAGTGGGGGCGGCTCACCGACAACTTCCTCGTGCTGAACGCCACCGACTCCTGGGGGATGGACTGGTTCGACGACGCGCAGTGGGAGGCGATCGGCGAGAACCTCAGGCTCGAGGCGCGCGCCGCCAGGGCCGGACGCTGCGTCGGGGTCGCGTTCGACCCGGAGCCGTACGGGCCGAATCCCTGGGCCTTCCCCGGCCCCTACCGGGACCGGCCGTTCGAGCAGGTGGCCGCCCTGGTCAGGAAGCGCGGCGGACAGTTCCTCTCCTCGCTCCAGCAGGAGATGCCCGGCCTGCGCCTGCTGACGCTGTTCCAGCTCGGGATCTTCTCCGACCTCGCGGACGAGCCGGACGGCTCGGCGCGGGCCGCCGAGCTTTCGGGGAAGACCTACGCGCTCCTCCCGGCCTTCGTGGACGGGATGCTCGACGCGGCGGCGGCCGGAACGAGGATCGTCGACGGGAACGAGCCGTCCTACTACTACGGCGGCCGGGAGGACTACCTCGGGGCGTATCACCTGATCAAGGAGCGAGCGCGGAGCCTCGTGGCCCCCGAGCTTCGCGCCCGCTACGCCGCCCGGGTGGAGGTCGGGATGGCGGTCTACGTCGACTACCTCCTCGCGCGGTGGAGCCCGGAGAGCGACTACCCGAGCCGGTACGCGTCCCCCGCGGACCGGCTCCTCTGGCTCGAGCACGACGTGTACTGGGCGCTCTCGACGTCGGACGAGTACGCGTGGTGCTACGGCGAGCGGATGAACTGGTGGAAGGGGGACGTCCCCGATGGGGTCGAGCGGGCGATCCGATCGGCGCGAGAGAAGCTCCTCGAGGGGAGGCCGCTCGGGTTCCGGATCGAGGACGTCGTGTCGCGCGCGAGGGACGTCATGAACGCGAACGTCGCGGCGCGCCTCGTGACCGGCGCCGCGACGGTCGCGCGTCTCGCCCCGCGGGAGAAGCCGCCGCGCCTCGACGGCGCGCTGAGCGATCGCGCGTGGACCTCCGCCCGGAAGCTCGAGCCGTTCCGGATCCGGGCGAAGGCCGCGAAGGAGAGGCCGGAGGCCGCGACGACCGCCTGGGTGGCTTACGACGACCGAGCGCTCTACCTCGCGTTCGCCTGCGACGTGCCGGATTCGGCGCAGGCCGACGCGGCGCTCCGCGGGGCGGGCGATCCCGACGAGATCGAGATCTTCCTGGGCGCCGGAGGCGTCTCCCGCGAGTGCCGGGTCCTCGCCGTCGGTCCCGGCAACGTGACGCGCGACGCCACGCTCGGCGGGGGCGTCCCGGGGCCCCGGCCTCGCCCGACCGCTCCCGACTGGCGCAGCGCGGTCCGGATCGGCGAGCGGGGGTGGACCGCGGAGATCGCGATCCCCTGGGGGGCGATCGGCGGGCTCCCGGAGCGGGGCTCGACGCGCCGCGCGAACCTCTGCCGCCGCCGCGCCGGAGCCCGCGAGCTGTCCTGCTGGTCCGCGGTCCTGGACGACCCCGCGGCGGAGCCGGAGCGGTGGGGCGCGTGGCGGTTCTGACGCGCCCTCCCGCCGTATGTTGTAGTCTTACCTTCCGGAGCCTCCAGGAGAGCCCACGCGATGAAGAAAGCGCTGATCACGGGGATCACGGGCCAGGACGGGTCGTACCTCACCGAGCTCCTGCTCGCGAAGGGGTACGAGGTGCACGGCATCATCCGGCGGGCGAGCACGTTCAACACCGACCGGATCGATCACATCTACCGCGACCCGCACGACGCCGGAACCCGACTCTTCCTGCACTACGGCGACCTGTCGGACGGGACCGGCCTCAGGCGGGTCCTCGAGAAGGTCCAGCCGGAGGAGGTGTACAACCTGGGGGCGCAGTCCCACGTCAAGGTCAGCTTCGAGGCGCCGCTGTACACGGGGGACGTCGTCGGGCTCGGGACGCTCCGTCTCCTCGAGGCCCTGCGCGACCACATGGGAGGGAACGGCCGGCAGGTCCGGATCTACCAGGCGGGCTCGTCGGAGATGTTCGGCGCCGCCCCTCCGCCGCAGAGCGAGAGGACTCCCTTCTATCCGCGCAGCCCGTACGCGGTCAGCAAGGTGGCCGGGCACTGGTACGGCGTCAACTACCGGGAGGCGTACGGGATGTTCGTCGCCAACGGCATCCTGTTCAACCACGAGTCGCCGCGGCGCGGCGAGACGTTCGTCACCCGCAAGATCACCCGCGCTCTCGGGCGGATCAAGATGGGGCTCCAGGGAAAGCTGTACCTCGGCAACCTCGACGCGAGGCGCGACTGGGGATTCGCCGGGGACTACGTCGACGCGATGTGGCGGATGCTCCAGCAGGACCGGCCGGACGACTACGTGGTGGCCACCGGGGAGGCGCACTCGGTCAGGGAGTACTTCGAGGAGGCGTGCGCCTGCCTCGGCCTCCCGCCCGAGGGGCTGGTCGAGGTGGATCCACGCTACTTCCGGCCGACCGAGGTGGACCACCTGCTCGGGGATCCGGGGAAGGCGCTGGAGAAGCTGGGCTGGGCGCCGAAGGTGGGCTTCAAGGAGCTGGTCCGGATGATGGCCGAGCACGATCTCGAGCTGGCCCGCCAGGAGAAGACCCTCAAGGACGCCGGCCACCGATTCGTGGCGAGGGGCGAGCGCGGTGAATGAGGCGGCGAGGATCTACGTCGCGGGACACACGGGACTCGTGGGCTCCGCCATCGTGCGGCGGCTCCGCGGCGCCGGGTACCGCGACGTCGTCACCCGGGAGCTCGACGAGCTGGACCTGACGCGGCAGGAGCCGAGCGAGCGGTTCTTCGCGGAGGTCCGTCCGGAGTACGTGTTCCTCGCGGCCGCGCGGGTCGGCGGAATCCTGGCGAACGACAGCTACCCGGCGGATTTCATCCGGGACAACCTCCTGATCCAGACCCACGTCATCGACGCCGCGTGGCGCAGCGGCGCGTCGAAGCTCCTGTTCCTCGGCTCTTCGTGCATCTACCCCAAGCTCGCGCCCCAGCCCCTTCGGGAGGACGCGCTGCTCACCGGGCCGCTCGAGCCCACCAACGACGCCTACGCGCTCGCGAAGATCGCCGGGATCAAGATGTGCCAGTCCTACCGGCGCCAGCACGGCTTCCGGTCGATCTGCCTGATGCCGACGAACCTCTACGGCCCCGGCGACAACTTCCACCCGGAGCACTCGCACGTGCTCCCGGCGCTGATCCGGAAGTTCCACGCGGCGAAGGTCGCCGATGCGCCGAGCGTGGCCGTCTGGGGGACGGGAACGCCGCGGAGGGAGTTCCTCCACGTGGACGACCTCGCCGACGCCGCGCTGTTCCTGATGGACCGTTACGACGGCTCCGAGATCGTCAACGTCGGGTGCGGGACGGACCAGACCATCGCCGATCTGGCGGCGACGGTCCGCGACGTCGTGGGCTACCGCGGCGAGATCGTGTACGACGCGTCGAGGCCGGACGGCACTCCCCGGAAGCTGCTCGACGTGTCGAGGCTCGCAGCGCTCGGCTGGCGGCCGCACATCCCGCTGCGCGAGGGGCTCGAATCGACCTACCGCTGGTACGTGGAGCACGTCGCGAGCATCGCGCCGGCGTAAAGCGTAAGAAAGAAAAAGAAACCCGGGGCGGCCGGGACGACACCGGCGGGCCCGAGTTTCAGGACCTCCTCAGAAGGAAGTCACCTGATAAATACTCCGAGAGGATCGCGAGGTCAAGCGGAAAAATGACCGCGGTCACGCGAGGGATCGGGCGCGCGCGGCCCCTTCGTCGTCGCGATTCACGGAGCCGACGGGCTCGTCGGCGTCTCGCTCGTCGCGTTGCCGACGATCACCCCGATGATCACCGCCGCGCCCACCACGATCAGCGTCGCGGCGAGCGGGTTGTTCCAGACCTTCGAGAGCGACCTCTTCTGCGGCGGCTTGCTCTTTTCGCCGCCTTGCGCCGGCGGGGAGGAGACCGCGAGCTGAACCGATCGGCGCTCGCCCGGCGCGAGGGGCAGCGGCGAGCTCACGACGTAGAGGCCGCCGGCCGACTCGACCGCGAGATCGTACGCCGCCGGCGCGAGGCCGCCGACCGCGAACGCGCCGTCCGCCCCGGTCGCCTCGGAGATGACGATCCTCCCGGTCCTCTTGTCCCCGACGTGCACGCGGGCGCCGGCGACGGGCGCTCGGGAAGCGGCGGCGACGACCGTTCCGGCCAGCGTCGCGGGAGCGCCCCCGGCGAACGCCGGGGCGAGCGCGAGCTGGAGTGCGACGACGAGCGCCGCGGCGATCCAACGGGTGACCGTGCTGTTGCGCATCCGGGCGAGACCTCCGTGACCCCTCTCGTAATATGGGTGACGCGAGAGCGATCGGTCAAGCGGGGTGCTGTTCGCGCGTCGGCGGGCTGCTATAGTTCTCGAATCCCAGGGGAGACGGACGCATGGCGAGCGAGCGCGAGCGACTGAAAGAACTCCTCAAGAAGCACTCCCTCCTGTTCGGCGACTTCACGCTGGCCTCCGGCCGGAAGAGCCGCTACTACTTCGACTCGAAGAAGACCACCCTGCTTCCGGAGGGGGCGTACCTCGCCGCGCGGGAGATCCTGAGAACGCTGAGGGAGCACGGAATCCACGCCGACGCCATCGGGGGGCTCACCCTCGGCGCCGACCCGATCGTCTGCCCCGTCGCCGCGCTGAGCTTCGTCGAGGGACCGGAGATGCGGGCGTTCATCGTGCGCAAGGAGGCGAAGGACCACGGCACCGGGCGCCGCATCGAGGGAGACGTGCCCGCGGGCTCGAGGGTCGTGATCGTGGACGACGTGGTCACCACCGCGGGCTCGACGCTCAGGGCGATCGAGGCGGCTCAGGAGGCCGGTCTCACGGTCGTCGCGGTGGTCTGCCTCGTCGATCGCGAGGAGGGCGGCACCGAGAAGCTCTCGTCCTGGCCGTTCTACCCGCTGTTCCGCCGGTCGGAGATCTTCGAAGGCCCGGAGGGCGCTTGACCGATCGGATCCGGCCGGCGCTCGGGGTCTACGTGTTCGGCGTGCTGGGGGTGTTCCTCGCCGCGGCGCCGTGGACCGCGTTCTGGGACGAGGCGACGTACGTCCTGCTCCCGGCGTGGGGGGCTTGCGTGAGGAGCGGGTGGGTCCGCGGCGCGGTGAGCGGTCTGGGGCTCGTGGACCTGGCCGTGGCGGCGAGGGAGGCGGCGGCGCTCTGGCGGTCGCTACGGAGCGGAGGCGCGGGGGAGGGGCCTTGAGCGTCGATCCGGTCGTCCTCACGGTCCACGCCGTGGACACGCTCGGGGAGGAGGGGGTGACCGCGGACGCGGCCGCTCTCACCGAGCTGCACTGCCGCCCGGTGCAAGTCGTGACGTCGATTCTGGTCGCGTCGCAGGAGCGCGTCGGCGCGCTCGAGGGGCTGTCGCTGTCGCTCGTCGCGGAGCAGTTCGAGTCCCTGGCGGAGAGAGCGCGGCCCAGGGCGGCGCGCATCGGGATCCTGCGCGACGCGCTCCAGGTGGAGCTGGTCGCGACGCTCCTCAGGGAGTGCGGCGTCGCGTCGGTCGTCGTCGCCCCCATCGTCCGCATCGGCGGCGCGAGGATCCTCGACGACGCGACGATCGAGGCGATGCGACGCCTCCTGTTCCCTCTGGCCGCCGTGGTCCTGGTTCGGGCGGGCGATCTCCCCGTGATGGCGGGGGAGCGGGGGCGCGAACTCGAGGGGATCAAGCGCGGAGCGGCGGCGCTCCGCGCTCAGGGCGCGAGGGCGGCGCTGGTGGCGGGTGCCGCCTGGGGCGATCGCGTGCTCGACGTCCTCGACGACGGAGGACCCGTCGCGGTGTTCGATGCATCGCGGATCCTCGCCCCGCGGGTGGCGGGCGCCGGCGGGGTGCACGCCGCCGCGCTCGCAGGGTACCTGGCACGGGGTGAGTCGCTGAGGCGCGCCGTGGATGCGTCTCAGCGTTACGTCGCGCTCCGGCTCCAGCGTGCCCGCTGAGAGGAAAGAAAACGGGCGGCCTATCGACCGCCCGGGAGCCGCCGGTTCGCGACGGCTCGAAACGAGGGGAGGAGGGACCAGCTTCGCTGCACGGTCAGGAGGGAGTGACCGTGCGGCGGGGAGGCGGCTTGAGCGGGATCCGGCTCAGCGTCGCTCGCCGCAGCTTGCCGAGCCAGCGGTTCATCGCATGAGACCTTCGAAGGAACGGGAGGGGGGGCGTGCCGCGGCGATCGACCTCGGCCAAGGCGGCGCGAAGACGCCCGTGCTCGGGCGCGAGCCTGAGCCCGCGCTCGAACGCCATCAGGGCGCGCGTCGTCTTCCCCGCCAGGAGGTAGACCTGCCCGAGGTTGAGAAGGAGGTCGGGGTTGCAGAAATCGAGCTTCGCGGCGCGCTCGCACGTCTGGACCGCCTCCGCGGTCGCGCCGTTCGCCCTCGCCAACGCGAGCCCGTAGAACGACACGTACCGCATCTGCGGACGGGACACGCTGCGCTGGCGCTCGATGACGATCGCCTGCCTGAACTGCTCCACCGCCTCGGCCGGGTTTCCTTCGGAGAGGGCGGCGAGCCCTTTTCTGAAGTGAATTTCGGAGGAGAGAATAGGCATGGTCTGGTGTCCTCGTATTTTGTTTGTCGATGCATGAGATACGGTGTGGCAAGTTTCGACGCAACAAAGATTTTGCATATGGATTGATTTCGAAAATGTCGATATTCATCACGACATCAGCTAGTATGTTCTCGACCTTGAACAGTCGAAGGGTTATTGGGATCGTCGGCCTCACGCTTCTCGCCGCCGCGTGCCGCGGTCGGGTCGACCGGCGCGTCGCGCGGGTCCTCGACTGGGAGCGCGAGCCGACCGCCTCGAACGTGGCGAGGATCGAGGAGAGCCTCGCCGACGAGGACGGGTCGGTTCGCGCGAGCGCCCTCGCGGCATTGGTGAGGCTCGGAGTTCCCGGTACCAGTGAGCGCGCTCGCCCGGCGCTCGGCGATCCGGACCCCGCCGTTCGCGCCGCGGCGGCGGAGTGCCTACTCGATCTCCGGGCCACCGAGGCCGTGCCCGACCTCGTCCGGGTCGCGGTCACGGATCCCGACTGGCGCTCGAGACGGGTGGCCGTCCAGGCCGTCGGAGAGCTCGGAACCGACGACAGCGCTCGTGCCGTTCTTCCCGCGCTCGGCGATCCCGCATCCCAGGTCCGGCTCGCTGCGGTCCAGGCCATCGCGCGCCTCGGCCCCGCCGGCGCGCTCGAAGCGCTCGCCCGGCTCGCCGGGGAGGACGCGTCGTGGGCGGTCCGCGCCGCCGCGGTGGATGCCATCGGGCGCGCGGCGGTGGGCGAGGCGTACGCGCCGCTCGACGCGGCCTCGCGGGATCCGAACGAGTTCGTCCGTGCGGCCGCCGCCTCCGCGCTGCGCGAGTTGCGGCGCCGCGGGGTTCCGCAGCCGGAGGAGGCGACGCCGCGGGACGCTTCGAAGGTTCCGGGGTCCGCCCCGGTCTCGAGGCCGCCGGCGGCGAGGCCGACCGGGCCGGGCGCTGGCGGGCCGGGGTGAGCGAACAGCCGGGCCGCCTCCGCGGATCGGTGTATACTCCCCCTCCGATTCGACCCGAGGGCGGGGCAAAGGCATGCGGCCCGTCCGGAACCGGCCCGCGAGAGAGAGCGTGGCGCTTCCACATCGATGAGACTCGCGACGACGCGGGAGGGCGGCTTCCGGATCGAACCGGGTGGCGGCGCGGCGGCGTTGGCCGTGAGCGCGGCCGGCGACGGGTGGGAGGTTTCGCAGGGGCCTTCGGGGGCTCGCTGGCTCCTCGAGCGGGATCGCTCCTATCCGGGCGGCTTCGTGTTGAGCGACCGCCGGGGCGGCGCATCGAGCCGCACGACGCGGGAAGCCGACGGCGACGGCGCGCCGAGCAACCTGCTGGCGCCCGATGGCCGCCTGTTCCTGATCCGGCGGCGGGGAGCGGATGCCGCGCGATTCGAGTTGTCGGGATGGGAAGTCCCCGGGGCTTACCTCGTGGCGCGTCCCGAAGGGGACGGATTCGACATCTCGCTCACCGACGCCGGGCTGAAGCTCGACGTCGCCGTGGAGGTCCTGATCCTGTTCGCCGCCGAGATCCTCGACGCGATCGCGGCGGACGCCCGCGGCTGACCGGAAAGCAGGAGACTCGACGACATGCTCCATGGACAGGGAGGCCCCGGTCCCGGCCCACGCCGCCGCTCGCGCCGGCGCGGACGCCATCAAGGAGGAGGACCTCCGGCCGCTCCCCCGCAGCACGGGCGGCTCCCCGCGGGTCCTCCCCCCGGGAACCCGAGTCTCGAGGTGGCGGGGGTTCTGCACGTCGTCGCCGCCGGGCACGGCTTCCTGCGATCGCCGCAGTCGGACTACGACC
This Terriglobia bacterium DNA region includes the following protein-coding sequences:
- the gmd gene encoding GDP-mannose 4,6-dehydratase; protein product: MKKALITGITGQDGSYLTELLLAKGYEVHGIIRRASTFNTDRIDHIYRDPHDAGTRLFLHYGDLSDGTGLRRVLEKVQPEEVYNLGAQSHVKVSFEAPLYTGDVVGLGTLRLLEALRDHMGGNGRQVRIYQAGSSEMFGAAPPPQSERTPFYPRSPYAVSKVAGHWYGVNYREAYGMFVANGILFNHESPRRGETFVTRKITRALGRIKMGLQGKLYLGNLDARRDWGFAGDYVDAMWRMLQQDRPDDYVVATGEAHSVREYFEEACACLGLPPEGLVEVDPRYFRPTEVDHLLGDPGKALEKLGWAPKVGFKELVRMMAEHDLELARQEKTLKDAGHRFVARGERGE
- a CDS encoding GDP-L-fucose synthase, with protein sequence MNEAARIYVAGHTGLVGSAIVRRLRGAGYRDVVTRELDELDLTRQEPSERFFAEVRPEYVFLAAARVGGILANDSYPADFIRDNLLIQTHVIDAAWRSGASKLLFLGSSCIYPKLAPQPLREDALLTGPLEPTNDAYALAKIAGIKMCQSYRRQHGFRSICLMPTNLYGPGDNFHPEHSHVLPALIRKFHAAKVADAPSVAVWGTGTPRREFLHVDDLADAALFLMDRYDGSEIVNVGCGTDQTIADLAATVRDVVGYRGEIVYDASRPDGTPRKLLDVSRLAALGWRPHIPLREGLESTYRWYVEHVASIAPA
- a CDS encoding carboxypeptidase-like regulatory domain-containing protein, translated to MRNSTVTRWIAAALVVALQLALAPAFAGGAPATLAGTVVAAASRAPVAGARVHVGDKRTGRIVISEATGADGAFAVGGLAPAAYDLAVESAGGLYVVSSPLPLAPGERRSVQLAVSSPPAQGGEKSKPPQKRSLSKVWNNPLAATLIVVGAAVIIGVIVGNATSETPTSPSAP
- the pyrE gene encoding orotate phosphoribosyltransferase, encoding MASERERLKELLKKHSLLFGDFTLASGRKSRYYFDSKKTTLLPEGAYLAAREILRTLREHGIHADAIGGLTLGADPIVCPVAALSFVEGPEMRAFIVRKEAKDHGTGRRIEGDVPAGSRVVIVDDVVTTAGSTLRAIEAAQEAGLTVVAVVCLVDREEGGTEKLSSWPFYPLFRRSEIFEGPEGA
- a CDS encoding hydroxymethylpyrimidine/phosphomethylpyrimidine kinase; protein product: MSVDPVVLTVHAVDTLGEEGVTADAAALTELHCRPVQVVTSILVASQERVGALEGLSLSLVAEQFESLAERARPRAARIGILRDALQVELVATLLRECGVASVVVAPIVRIGGARILDDATIEAMRRLLFPLAAVVLVRAGDLPVMAGERGRELEGIKRGAAALRAQGARAALVAGAAWGDRVLDVLDDGGPVAVFDASRILAPRVAGAGGVHAAALAGYLARGESLRRAVDASQRYVALRLQRAR
- a CDS encoding tetratricopeptide repeat protein, producing the protein MPILSSEIHFRKGLAALSEGNPAEAVEQFRQAIVIERQRSVSRPQMRYVSFYGLALARANGATAEAVQTCERAAKLDFCNPDLLLNLGQVYLLAGKTTRALMAFERGLRLAPEHGRLRAALAEVDRRGTPPLPFLRRSHAMNRWLGKLRRATLSRIPLKPPPRRTVTPS
- a CDS encoding HEAT repeat domain-containing protein, whose protein sequence is MNSRRVIGIVGLTLLAAACRGRVDRRVARVLDWEREPTASNVARIEESLADEDGSVRASALAALVRLGVPGTSERARPALGDPDPAVRAAAAECLLDLRATEAVPDLVRVAVTDPDWRSRRVAVQAVGELGTDDSARAVLPALGDPASQVRLAAVQAIARLGPAGALEALARLAGEDASWAVRAAAVDAIGRAAVGEAYAPLDAASRDPNEFVRAAAASALRELRRRGVPQPEEATPRDASKVPGSAPVSRPPAARPTGPGAGGPG